GTGCCCATTCTGATCGTTGGGAATCTGCTTGCTTGCTTATAGTCCAATCTTTCGAGACGCTGCTGTACTCCGGAATCGGGCGGAAGTGACTCAGGCTTTCTTTACTGCCTTCAATAAGCAGGTACCGCAGCTTCCACAAGGCGCTGAACTCACGATCGTCGGATTGCCCTCGTTGGATGATTCATACATATTGGACTATACGGTGAAATCCTGGCTGGATTTACATTACCCGGGAAATGAGATGAGCGTCACCATCGGGGACAGGGTCGCCGGTGTAGAATGTATCGAGTGCATGCAAATCGAGGTGGTAAATACTGGAGATACCAGCTTTGAACTGTGGGTTGGATTTCCCGTAGACGGGAAGCAGTAGTGAATTTGCGGATGAGACACATCGCAGTGATGCAAGGATTTCGAGAGATGACGGCACACAATCGTGGAGGTCAGTATGGACCGCTTTCAAACGAATAAAAAATCCATTCGGGCGTGGGTATTGCGGAGTTTGCTCGTGTTTTCGTTCGCCTCGATGAGCGCTTGTTCGCTCGTTGGGCAGAAGACGACGCAGTGGGATCAACCCCCGGAGATGAGCATCGACACTTCGGCCATCTACATCGCAACGTTGAAGACGGAAAAGGGCGACATCCGTATCGAGCTTTTCGCCGATGAGGCGCCGATGACGGTGAACAACTTCATCTTTCTGGCGGAGCAAGGCTACTACGACGACACCACCTTCCATCGGGTGATCCCCGATTTCATGGCGCAGGGCGGCGATCCCGAAGGAACGGGGATGGGCGGCCCGGGATACAGCTTCCCGGATGAGATCAGTTTCAATTTGCGTTTCGACGATGAAGGCTATCTCGCCATGGCGAATTCCGGTCCGGACACCAATGGAAGTCAATTCTTCATCACTTTCGGGCCCACGCCGCATTTAAACGGTTTGCATACGATCTTCGGTAAGGTCGTCGAGGGGATGGACGTGGCGCGAGCATTGACGCCGCGCGATCCGATTTCCAATCCGGATTTCGAAGGCGATCGATTGGAAAAAGTCGAGATCGAACGGGTATCGGAGAGCTTGCTGCCCACACCAACGGAAACGGCGATCCCCATCGTACCGCAGTGGGAAGCGGGGAGACCACTTGCTGCGCTCGATGTCGAAGCTCGCGAAAACCTCTTCACCGGCCCTCCGGAAATGAGAATCGACGTGAGCAAATCGTACGTTGCATCGATCCAGACCACGCAGGGGGAGATCGTCGTCGAGCTTCATCCGCAGGAAGCGCCGGTGAGCGTCAATAACTTCGTCGTTCTTGCAGAGTTGGGTTATTGGGATCAATTTCCGATCGCCTACGTCGAGCAGGGATTTCTGGTGATCACGGGCTCGCCGCGCGGCACGCAGGACAGTGACATCGGATACACGCTTCCGTTTGAGTCGGGTTTGGAAACCACACCCGGCGCGGTGGGCTTTTTCTTGCGTCAGGATATCCTCGCCGTGAGCGGCAGTCAGTTCTACATCACCATGGTGGCCATTCCCACCATGAATGAGATGTATCCGGTTTTCGGATACGTCACCGAAGGCCTGGATGTGGTCGAGAGTTTGACCGCTGAAGACAGGATCGAATCGATAACGATCGTCGAGGGATAGAGAGGCGCATCATGCCGGATTACGAAGCGGTCATCGGTCTCGAAACCCATATCCAACTGAACACCCAGAGTAAGATTTTTTGTGGGTGCAAGGCGGATTCGTGGGACGACGAGGCGAACACGAATATCTGCCCGGTCTGCACCGGACTGCCCGGCGTGCTGCCGGTTCTCAATCGTGTCGTCGTCGAAAAGGCCGTGTTGTTGGCTGCAGCCATGCAGGCTGATTCCATACAACCGCTTTCGTATTTCGCACGTAAAAATTATCTCTACCCGGATTTGCCGAAGGGATATCAGATCAGCCAATACGACGAGCCGCTTGCGCGCGGCGGTTTTCTCGAGCTTCCACTTCCGGACGGCGGCACTCGGCTGGTGACGATCGAAAAACTGCACATCGAGGAAGACGCCGGAAAGACGGTTTACCAAAACGATCGACGTCTGATCGATTTCAACCGCTGCGGCGTGCCGCTGGTCGAAATGGTCACGGGACCGAACTTGCGTACGGCGGACGAGGTCGCGCAGTATTTGATCCGTTTGCGGCAGCTGCTGCGCTGGTTGGGCATCTCGGAGGGCGACATGGAGCGCGGCCAACTGCGCTGCGATGCGAACGTCTCCATTCGCTCGAAAGGCAGCGAGGTTCTCAATCCGAAGACGGAAATCAAGAACGTCAATTCGATCGAAAATGCCCGCATGGCGGTGGAAACTGAAATTGAACGGCAAATCCGTGAGGTCTCCGCCGGCCGCACGATCGAAACCTGGACGTTACAGTGGGACGAGGACGGTGGAACGCTGCGTAAAATGCGTTCCAAAGAGAGTGAGGCGGATTACCGTTATTTTCGAGAACCCGATCTGCTGCCCATCGTCCTCGACGATGAATGGCGGGCCGAAATCCTGGCCCGCCTTCCGGAACTTCCCCTGGCGCGGCGCGAACGCTTCGTCGAGCAATATAGTCTTCCCTTGTACGACGCAGAAATTCTCACCGAAGAACGCAGCCTGTCCGAGTATTTTGAGGAGGTGGTTTCGATCGTAGGAGACGACGCAAAGACGGTCTCCAATTGGCTGATCAACGACGTACAGCGCATGATCCGGGAGCTTGGTGTCTCTCCTGCCGATTTGAAACTGCGTCCCGCGCACCTGGCCAGGATCATCCAGATGGTTCAGGAGAAGGCGATCACCACGAACACCGGCAAAGACCTGCTCATGAAAGTCGAGCAAAGCGGGAAATCTCCCGAGCAGCTTGTCGCCGATCTGGGGTTGGCGCAGGTCTCCGATGAGGACGTTCTGCGTGAGGTGGCCGCAAAGATCATTGCCGGAAATCCGGAGCAGGCAAAGACGTACAGGGACGGGAAAACGACGATCCTGGGTTGGTTTGTGGGCCAGATCATGCGAGAGACGAAGGGCAAGGCGAACCCACAAAAAGTCCGCTCGATACTCGAAGACCTACTCGCAGAATAAGACACCTTTTTTTCATCGCTCGCGATTTTTGTCGGTTCCTTATGAAAACGATCCGGCCCGCCAATGCAACTGACTCTTCCGAGATCAAGCGCCTCGTGCGCAGCGAACGACTCAATCCGTTGGGGTTGAACTGGAGGCGTTTCTTGATCGCCGAAGATCGCGGCGGCGGCTTACTGGGCTGTGTGCAGGTGAAGAAGCACGGTGGTGAAGCGATGGAACTGTCCTCTCTCGTGGTGACTCCTGTCTGGAGAGGGCGCGGGGTGGCCGGTGCGTTGATCGAATATGTCCAGCAGCGCTCGAATTCACCCTTGTGGTTGACCTGCCGGTCAGGCTTGATCCCCTTTTATTCCCGCTTCGGATTCCGGGAAATCCGGGACCCCGCTCAGATGCCTCGGTATTTCAAACTGACTCGAATCTTCGGAAAGCTGCTGCACTTCGTGGGGACCATCGGGGGCTACCTCGCCGTCATGCGCTGGGATCTTCCTGCCGAATCGAGGCCTTGATTAGGTTTGCTTTAATATAAGCGAACCCCACCTCGAATATGTTTCCTCCATAATCTTGCTGGTCTTGTTGCTTAACAATTGCTGTTTGTGAAAAATTTACCCCCGTCATTTCTCCACAAACGAAGATAGAGTTGCAGCATAATATTGCCGATTGTGGATTTTCGCAATATCTCATTGTAATTTGCGAAAACATAACATACTTGGGAGGGGCTGGGTGCTTGATACACGTGGACAATGTTTTTCCCCTTCAGGCAGAATTTAAAGGACTTAGTAACACTGACTCAATACGATAAAGGTAAACACAAGAACCTGGTTGAAGTACCACAGTGGGCATGAAACACCCGTGATATTGGAGTGATCTGCCATGTTGTAAAATAATGGCACGAGCTCTCAGAAGACAATCGAATTGCTTCGTGTTTTGGCCGGATCGGGAGATTCGCGAATATATGACTGACGCCTCTTGGTACCAGGATGAATTTGAGATTTGCATCTCGTAGCATTTTTCTGCGTAGGCAAGAAACAGTGTTGGTTTTTACCAGCACTGTCCTTCTAACTATAGCCTTCACGATATTCCTCACCATTTCTTCAGAGACCTCCGTAATCGCCGACCGATCGCTGGATCAATACTGGCGTACCACCTATGATCTTTTGGTGCGATCGCCGGGTGCAGTGTCGGACATCGAACGCGAGTTTGGATTGGTCGAGATGAATCATCTGGCCGGAACATCGGGTGGCATTACTGTTGCGCAGTACGGATTGATCAAAGGCATTGATGGCGTAGATGTGGCCGCGCCGATCGCGATGCTCGGTTATGTGAATCGTAATGCACCTTTCATTGGTATCTTCGACCCTCTGCCTGCCGGTGTCTATCGCGTTGCTGTTTCCGCGGCGATATGGGATGGAAGCAGATCCATAGACGCCACGATCCAAGAACCCTATTATGCATTCTATTACCAGGGCAACGAGCAAATACCTTTTTCCGATGAAGAACTTAATCGAGAATTCCGTGAGGAATTGATCCGCTTACAACTGGTGCCGGTAGGCACCTCAGATATTTGGGGCTTTATGATACGTACGCCTTCCTTCGAAGATCAGGCGTTGTTGGCGGCAGTGGATCCGGAAGAAGAAGCCAAACTCATCAACCTCGACCAGATGGTGATTTCGGATGATTACTTGTCCGTTGAGACGTCGCTGACCCACGATCGCAGGGGGTATCCGCTCATTCCGATTCTGGTGAACATACACGATTACGTGAGTGAGACGATCGCCATTCGGATCGAACGCGTGGACGTTTTTAATGAAAATCTCCCACCAGTAGATAGTCTCAAGAATATCTCTGGGCCAGACGAAATCGCTGAAGCGCCGCGCCGGGTTGTATGGGAAGAGACTGTACCGGTAAAACGGGAGTGGACGAACGTGGCACCACTCATGGAAATTGCGAATGGTCAGATAGAAAGTGGCTCTTCGACAACCTCTGAATTCGCGGGCTATATTTACGCACCGGCGCCGGTCCAATACGAAGAGATGAAAGCTATTCCCGAATCTCTCGAAGGGAATGGCCTGGTGTTGGAGGCATTGCCGATTGGTTCGACCTCCACCGAGGAGCATTTTGAACGAGAGGAACTATGGGCGCCCGACTATCAGGAGCTTCTGCAAAGCATAAGTTGGAAACGATCTCCCGAACTGGTCTTCAGGAAGCTCGAGCCCCGGCAGAAGGTCCTTTTCGACGTGTTTATCCGTGGCGTGTATGATGTGGATCCGCTGATTGCGTTGTCCGGCGCTTCACCCAACGAAGTGCCGCTTGAAACGTACTACCCACCACTGGTCACTCTTGTCTATGATGAAAATGGTGAACCTTACCAGGCTCCAGCCACCCTAAGACCAACACTCAACACCGCAGGCTACCTGGTCGCTCCGCCGGACATGCTCATATCGCTCGAAACCGCACAGGATTTGATCGATGAATGGTGCGTGGACTGGAAAACAGTTGAGGGAACGCCATATCCAATCATTGAACCCATTGAATGTCCATCTGTGAGGGACGACATCATTTCGGCCGTTCGGGTCCGCGTCGGGGACATCGCTGAACTTACCCCGCTGGCTCAAAGCCGGATCGAGCAGGTTGCGCAAGAAATCGTTGAACTGACGGGTTTACACGTGGATATCATGGTGGGCTCCTCACCTCAACCCGTGTTGGTTCACATCCCGGGCTATGAAGATGTGCCCGGTTTGGGGTACGTCGAAGAGATGTGGGTCAAAAAGGGGGTGAACACGCTGATCCATACGGGGATCGATCGCGGAGAAGAACTGCTTTTCGGCGTGTTTCTTCTGGCTTTTCTCCTCTACCTGTTCAACGCCATGTTCGTTTCGATCATAGGCAGGCTTCCCGAATTCGGAGTCATGCTAGCCATAGGCTGGCGTAAGCGCACGTTGATCGGATCTGTCATGGGCGAGGCGCTTTTACTGGGGTTGAGCAGTGGTGTTTTGGGCGCGGCGTGTGTCCTGGGGATCGTGCAGGTTTTCGATTTGTCGGTGCCCAGGGAATATATCGCATTGCTGATCCCGTTAGGAGCAGGCGCTTTTTTGCTCGGCGCTTTGCTTCCGGCCTTGCGGGCGGTGCGGTCTTTTCCGGTGCCTGTCATCCGGTCCGGGGAGATCGCGGTGATTGGCCGCGGTTCGGTGAGTTCCAATTTGCTTCGATACATCCTGCGCGGGATGTTGCGGAAAC
This DNA window, taken from Anaerolineales bacterium, encodes the following:
- a CDS encoding peptidylprolyl isomerase; amino-acid sequence: MDRFQTNKKSIRAWVLRSLLVFSFASMSACSLVGQKTTQWDQPPEMSIDTSAIYIATLKTEKGDIRIELFADEAPMTVNNFIFLAEQGYYDDTTFHRVIPDFMAQGGDPEGTGMGGPGYSFPDEISFNLRFDDEGYLAMANSGPDTNGSQFFITFGPTPHLNGLHTIFGKVVEGMDVARALTPRDPISNPDFEGDRLEKVEIERVSESLLPTPTETAIPIVPQWEAGRPLAALDVEARENLFTGPPEMRIDVSKSYVASIQTTQGEIVVELHPQEAPVSVNNFVVLAELGYWDQFPIAYVEQGFLVITGSPRGTQDSDIGYTLPFESGLETTPGAVGFFLRQDILAVSGSQFYITMVAIPTMNEMYPVFGYVTEGLDVVESLTAEDRIESITIVEG
- the gatB gene encoding Asp-tRNA(Asn)/Glu-tRNA(Gln) amidotransferase subunit GatB translates to MPDYEAVIGLETHIQLNTQSKIFCGCKADSWDDEANTNICPVCTGLPGVLPVLNRVVVEKAVLLAAAMQADSIQPLSYFARKNYLYPDLPKGYQISQYDEPLARGGFLELPLPDGGTRLVTIEKLHIEEDAGKTVYQNDRRLIDFNRCGVPLVEMVTGPNLRTADEVAQYLIRLRQLLRWLGISEGDMERGQLRCDANVSIRSKGSEVLNPKTEIKNVNSIENARMAVETEIERQIREVSAGRTIETWTLQWDEDGGTLRKMRSKESEADYRYFREPDLLPIVLDDEWRAEILARLPELPLARRERFVEQYSLPLYDAEILTEERSLSEYFEEVVSIVGDDAKTVSNWLINDVQRMIRELGVSPADLKLRPAHLARIIQMVQEKAITTNTGKDLLMKVEQSGKSPEQLVADLGLAQVSDEDVLREVAAKIIAGNPEQAKTYRDGKTTILGWFVGQIMRETKGKANPQKVRSILEDLLAE
- a CDS encoding GNAT family N-acetyltransferase: MKTIRPANATDSSEIKRLVRSERLNPLGLNWRRFLIAEDRGGGLLGCVQVKKHGGEAMELSSLVVTPVWRGRGVAGALIEYVQQRSNSPLWLTCRSGLIPFYSRFGFREIRDPAQMPRYFKLTRIFGKLLHFVGTIGGYLAVMRWDLPAESRP
- a CDS encoding M1 family aminopeptidase, which produces MRSPGAVSDIEREFGLVEMNHLAGTSGGITVAQYGLIKGIDGVDVAAPIAMLGYVNRNAPFIGIFDPLPAGVYRVAVSAAIWDGSRSIDATIQEPYYAFYYQGNEQIPFSDEELNREFREELIRLQLVPVGTSDIWGFMIRTPSFEDQALLAAVDPEEEAKLINLDQMVISDDYLSVETSLTHDRRGYPLIPILVNIHDYVSETIAIRIERVDVFNENLPPVDSLKNISGPDEIAEAPRRVVWEETVPVKREWTNVAPLMEIANGQIESGSSTTSEFAGYIYAPAPVQYEEMKAIPESLEGNGLVLEALPIGSTSTEEHFEREELWAPDYQELLQSISWKRSPELVFRKLEPRQKVLFDVFIRGVYDVDPLIALSGASPNEVPLETYYPPLVTLVYDENGEPYQAPATLRPTLNTAGYLVAPPDMLISLETAQDLIDEWCVDWKTVEGTPYPIIEPIECPSVRDDIISAVRVRVGDIAELTPLAQSRIEQVAQEIVELTGLHVDIMVGSSPQPVLVHIPGYEDVPGLGYVEEMWVKKGVNTLIHTGIDRGEELLFGVFLLAFLLYLFNAMFVSIIGRLPEFGVMLAIGWRKRTLIGSVMGEALLLGLSSGVLGAACVLGIVQVFDLSVPREYIALLIPLGAGAFLLGALLPALRAVRSFPVPVIRSGEIAVIGRGSVSSNLLRYILRGMLRKPLRLVATSIGLILAAASTVFLVMVLSELNGSLCGTLLGEWICTQIRPYHITLAIVSFLSAILAIGKMMATNVMERRREIGLLGALGWRQGTISRMITGESALIGLFGGILGTVLSVLIYRMIFPPQSIDVFTWMLVFGLGVVLPTLSAAMVTRFMARRTIRVFPGTALRGAGRGSLIKNRRRAFGWIGLAALVSVVLLIISSLVYADLHEADRASVSTHLTSIPASAVQNTPTPIYTPAPTPTAVSTEDLNRYHIDLNVDVEGRKIEGHERIEFTNRTGGVLNALALRLYPNYPRLTSEGEEQVDHLRVTKLTIDGDTLSDWSLTAFNTAVIVNLDDALQPGERTTLDISFELEVREAADAQVDAWILHSFYPMLAVYDETGWRLDVCSYCTDFVYSESALYEFSVTAPRDWIIAATGEEVNASDNDGWSTTHTYNADVVRDLALAMSPSFQVNRRQFDDVNVSLYALTDHSQNAIILDTAVESLSFYGDLFGTYPYESLDLVVMPGPGAAGVEYPGLIYLFSSQESDRLPILTAHEVSHQWWYSAVGNDVFLEPWLDEALAQYSALVFMEEVEGEEVMQRYLRDYEEDIDRLEVLHGTSFPVGSSVWEFAPNGENYYEVIYYKGPMFLHALRLEIGDEAFFSGMRTYFTQYKYGIATGAGFIEAMQRASGRNLRDFMEEWLGPIGS